One segment of Nitrososphaerales archaeon DNA contains the following:
- the sat gene encoding sulfate adenylyltransferase gives MSESNGIPAPHGGVLVNRVLSGNALERAHNDAKELMSIKVNKDLVNDIENIADGILSPLEGFMLSHDFADVLKRGRLANGIAWTVPIVLDVDQQTAKQMKDSHDVTIKDENERIFAILHVEDVYKYDKKETAKAVYQTDDTKHPGVVKTLSMQDMLVGGRIDLIDRPYNSELRKHRFSPARTRDEFRKRGWKTVVGFQTRNIPHLAHEMLQKTALNLFDGLFVNPLIGRKKSGDFKDEVIIKAYETLIQLYYPVESVMFATLHTEMRYAGPKEAVLHAIMRKNFGCSHFIVGRDHAGVGNYYHPFAAHEIFKDYPDIGIRPVFFPAFFYCKICMSTVSEKSCPHDAQHRLELSGTKLRQMVTSGERPSELLMRPEITELILNWKEPFVD, from the coding sequence TTGAGTGAGAGCAATGGTATTCCTGCTCCACATGGTGGAGTGCTAGTGAATAGGGTGTTATCAGGAAATGCGCTTGAAAGAGCTCATAATGATGCAAAGGAGCTGATGAGTATAAAGGTAAACAAAGACCTTGTTAACGATATAGAGAATATTGCTGATGGCATCCTTAGTCCTCTGGAAGGATTCATGCTAAGCCATGATTTTGCTGATGTACTAAAACGCGGCAGGCTTGCAAATGGAATAGCGTGGACAGTACCAATAGTTTTGGACGTTGACCAGCAAACTGCCAAACAAATGAAGGATTCTCATGATGTTACCATCAAGGACGAGAATGAAAGGATATTCGCGATCCTTCATGTTGAAGATGTATACAAGTACGATAAAAAGGAAACTGCAAAAGCCGTGTATCAAACGGATGACACCAAGCATCCTGGTGTTGTTAAAACGTTGAGTATGCAGGATATGCTTGTTGGCGGGAGGATCGACCTGATAGACAGACCCTATAACAGCGAACTTAGGAAGCATAGGTTTTCGCCTGCACGAACAAGGGATGAGTTTAGAAAACGGGGCTGGAAAACTGTAGTTGGGTTTCAAACTAGAAATATACCGCATCTTGCGCATGAGATGTTGCAGAAAACTGCTCTCAACCTTTTCGACGGTCTGTTTGTTAACCCTCTGATAGGGAGAAAAAAGAGCGGTGACTTCAAGGACGAAGTGATAATCAAGGCGTATGAAACTCTTATCCAACTCTACTATCCTGTAGAGAGTGTTATGTTTGCAACTCTACACACAGAGATGAGATATGCTGGGCCAAAAGAAGCTGTACTGCATGCAATAATGCGTAAGAACTTTGGCTGTTCACACTTCATTGTTGGCAGGGATCACGCTGGTGTGGGCAACTATTATCATCCATTTGCCGCGCACGAGATCTTCAAGGACTACCCAGACATTGGGATAAGGCCCGTATTCTTCCCTGCATTTTTTTACTGCAAGATATGTATGAGCACAGTAAGCGAGAAGTCCTGTCCGCATGATGCTCAACACAGACTTGAGCTAAGCGGAACTAAGTTAAGACAGATGGTGACCAGTGGTGAAAGACCATCTGAGCTTTTGATGCGACCTGAAATTACCGAACTGATATTGAACTGGAAGGAACCCTTCGTAGATTAA